One window of Saccharopolyspora phatthalungensis genomic DNA carries:
- a CDS encoding SDR family oxidoreductase: MSDPVMLITGASRGIGAATARAAAADGYRLALLARSAESLSPLVDELGADTALALPCDITSWPDLSAAVQRVEDRFGRLDAAFANAGMSVPTSFLGNGGAGPEQWREMILTNVYGAAITARAALPALVRTQGHLLLTGSNAGRGIRPGNLYSATKWAVTALAQNIRAECVGTGVRVTLIQPGMVETDMTAATRDVPKLRPEDIANAVRYALGQPPGVDVNELTIRPTGQHPER, translated from the coding sequence ATGTCCGACCCCGTCATGCTCATCACCGGCGCCTCGCGCGGCATCGGCGCGGCCACCGCCCGCGCCGCCGCGGCGGATGGTTATCGACTCGCCCTGCTCGCTCGCTCCGCCGAATCCTTGTCGCCTCTGGTTGACGAGCTGGGCGCGGATACCGCGCTCGCGCTGCCGTGCGACATCACCAGCTGGCCCGACCTGAGCGCCGCCGTGCAGCGCGTCGAAGACCGCTTCGGGCGCCTGGACGCGGCCTTCGCCAACGCCGGGATGAGCGTGCCGACCTCGTTCCTGGGCAACGGCGGCGCCGGCCCCGAGCAATGGCGCGAGATGATCCTGACCAACGTCTACGGCGCCGCCATCACGGCCCGCGCGGCGCTTCCGGCGCTGGTCCGCACCCAAGGCCACCTGCTGCTGACCGGTTCGAACGCCGGACGCGGCATCCGCCCCGGCAACCTCTACTCGGCCACCAAGTGGGCGGTGACCGCCCTGGCCCAGAACATCCGCGCGGAATGCGTCGGCACCGGCGTCCGGGTCACCCTCATCCAACCGGGCATGGTCGAAACCGATATGACCGCAGCCACCCGGGACGTCCCCAAGCTGCGCCCGGAGGACATCGCCAACGCCGTCCGCTACGCCCTCGGGCAGCCGCCCGGGGTCGACGTCAACGAACTGACCATCCGCCCCACCGGCCAGCACCCGGAGCGGTGA
- the pafA gene encoding Pup--protein ligase yields the protein MQRRIFGIETEFGVTCTFHGQRRLSPDEVARYLFRRVVSWGRSSNVFLRNGARLYLDVGSHPEYATAECDDLVQLVTHDKAGERILEDLLIDAERRLSDEGIGGDIFLFKNNTDSAGNSYGCHENYLVGRSGEFSRIADVLLPFLVTRQLICGAGKVLQTPRGAVYCLSQRAEHIWEGVSSATTRSRPIINTRDEPHADAERYRRLHVIVGDSNMSEVTTLLKVGSANLVLEMVEQGVQFRDFSLDNPIRAIREISHDLTGRRTVRLAGGREASALDIQREYYGRAVDHVARRGSDPMTERILELWGRALDAIEQQSFSLIDREIDWAIKHRLLERYRNKHGLELSSPRIAQLDLAYHDIRRGRGLFDMLQRKDLVDRATEDGEIEAAKDTPPQSTRAKLRGDFIAAAQAAGRDFTVDWVHLKLNDQAQRTVLCKDPFRAVDERVERLISSL from the coding sequence ATGCAGCGGCGGATCTTCGGCATCGAAACCGAGTTCGGGGTCACCTGCACGTTCCACGGGCAGCGGCGACTGTCCCCGGACGAGGTGGCCAGGTACCTGTTCCGGCGGGTCGTGTCGTGGGGAAGGTCGTCGAACGTCTTCCTGCGCAACGGGGCCCGGCTCTACCTCGACGTGGGCTCGCATCCCGAGTACGCCACGGCCGAATGCGACGACCTCGTCCAGCTCGTCACCCACGACAAAGCCGGCGAGCGGATCCTTGAGGACCTGCTCATCGACGCCGAACGCCGACTGTCCGACGAGGGCATCGGCGGGGACATCTTCCTGTTCAAGAACAACACCGACTCGGCGGGCAACTCCTACGGCTGCCACGAGAACTACCTGGTCGGCAGGTCCGGGGAGTTCTCCAGGATCGCCGACGTGCTGCTGCCGTTCCTGGTGACCCGCCAGCTCATCTGCGGGGCCGGGAAGGTGCTGCAGACGCCGCGCGGCGCGGTGTACTGCCTGTCGCAGCGCGCCGAGCACATCTGGGAGGGCGTGTCCAGCGCGACGACCCGGTCGCGGCCGATCATCAACACGCGCGACGAGCCGCACGCCGACGCCGAGCGGTACCGCCGGCTGCACGTCATCGTCGGCGACTCCAACATGTCCGAGGTGACCACCCTGCTCAAGGTCGGCTCGGCGAATCTGGTGCTGGAGATGGTCGAGCAGGGCGTGCAGTTCCGGGACTTCAGCCTGGACAACCCGATCCGCGCGATCCGCGAGATCAGCCACGACCTCACCGGGCGGCGCACGGTCCGGCTGGCCGGCGGCCGGGAGGCCTCCGCGCTGGACATCCAGCGGGAGTACTACGGCCGGGCGGTCGACCACGTCGCGCGGCGCGGTTCGGACCCGATGACCGAACGCATCCTGGAGTTGTGGGGCCGGGCGCTGGACGCGATCGAGCAGCAGTCCTTCTCCCTGATCGACCGGGAGATTGACTGGGCGATCAAGCACCGGCTGCTGGAGCGCTACCGGAACAAGCACGGGCTGGAACTGTCCAGTCCGCGCATCGCCCAGCTCGACCTGGCCTACCACGACATCCGCCGGGGCCGCGGGCTGTTCGACATGCTGCAGCGCAAGGACCTGGTGGACCGCGCCACCGAGGACGGCGAGATCGAGGCCGCCAAGGACACCCCGCCGCAGAGCACGCGGGCCAAGCTGCGCGGTGACTTTATCGCCGCCGCGCAGGCCGCGGGTCGGGATTTCACGGTGGACTGGGTGCACCTCAAGCTCAACGACCAGGCCCAGCGCACGGTCCTGTGCAAGGACCCGTTCCGCGCGGTCGACGAACGGGTGGAACGACTGATCAGCTCGCTGTGA